A stretch of Halogeometricum sp. S1BR25-6 DNA encodes these proteins:
- a CDS encoding orc1/cdc6 family replication initiation protein: protein MAMFTPDENIFSDEYPLRENYQPEQIQERDNELKKYRNALQPVINGAPPKNIFLYGKTGVGKTVATNYLLDHLQEDAGEYGIDLTVIKQPCNNISSSYQVAVNLLNQLRGPDSRVSTTGYPQQDVFNMLYDELDELGGTVLIVLDEIDNIGGNDDILYELPRAESNGYVDDVWPGIIGISNDFTFRDQLSPKVKDTLCEEEIHFPPYDANELTSILGDRAEKAFHDGVLNDEVIPLAAAFSAQDSGSARQGLRLLHKAGELARSNEASTVEEKHIRSAQKELERDQLEDGMRELTTQGHLVLCSVSAFEITEVAPVRTQEIYERYQNYADRISADALGERRIRDHLSELSLHGFLTVAERNDGFHGGSYYEYELNVDLGSVLAVLSEISRLEDIPEMLESAADREGLT from the coding sequence ATGGCGATGTTTACTCCGGACGAGAACATCTTCTCGGACGAGTATCCCTTACGTGAGAACTACCAACCGGAGCAGATCCAAGAGCGAGATAACGAACTCAAAAAGTACCGGAATGCGTTGCAACCGGTGATCAACGGGGCACCGCCTAAGAATATTTTTCTCTACGGGAAAACCGGTGTCGGGAAGACGGTTGCGACAAACTATTTGCTCGATCATCTGCAGGAAGACGCCGGAGAATACGGTATTGACTTGACTGTGATCAAGCAACCCTGTAACAACATCTCCAGCAGCTACCAGGTCGCAGTCAACCTGTTGAACCAGTTGCGAGGACCGGACAGCCGTGTCTCCACCACCGGCTATCCGCAACAGGACGTGTTCAACATGCTTTACGATGAACTGGACGAACTTGGTGGAACTGTCTTAATCGTCCTCGACGAGATCGACAACATTGGAGGGAACGATGATATCCTGTATGAGCTGCCGCGCGCTGAGAGCAATGGTTATGTCGACGATGTCTGGCCCGGTATCATCGGTATCTCGAATGACTTCACGTTTCGCGACCAGCTCTCTCCGAAGGTGAAGGACACATTATGTGAAGAGGAAATCCATTTCCCGCCGTACGATGCGAATGAGTTAACGTCGATCCTCGGTGATAGAGCCGAGAAAGCTTTCCACGACGGGGTCTTGAATGATGAGGTGATTCCGTTGGCGGCGGCTTTTTCTGCTCAAGACTCTGGGAGTGCTCGTCAAGGTCTTCGGCTTCTGCATAAGGCAGGGGAATTGGCTCGATCTAATGAGGCTTCGACGGTTGAGGAGAAGCATATTCGCAGCGCTCAGAAGGAGTTAGAGCGTGATCAGTTAGAGGATGGGATGCGGGAGTTGACGACTCAGGGGCATCTGGTGCTGTGCAGTGTTTCGGCTTTCGAGATTACGGAGGTTGCTCCTGTTCGGACGCAAGAAATCTACGAACGGTACCAGAACTATGCTGACCGTATTTCTGCTGATGCTCTTGGTGAGCGTCGTATCCGCGATCATCTGAGCGAGTTGTCGCTGCATGGTTTTCTAACAGTTGCTGAACGGAATGATGGATTCCACGGCGGTAGCTACTATGAATACGAGCTGAATGTGGATTTAGGTTCGGTGCTGGCTGTGTTGAGTGAGATCAGTCGTTTAGAGGATATCCCGGAGATGTTAGAATCTGCGGCAGACCGAGAAGGACTAACGTAG